From a region of the Sporosarcina ureilytica genome:
- a CDS encoding YisL family protein, protein MKVLDVLSDSTHLHLFSWIVGVVLFVITAAMAKGSKGRKITHMIARLFYVLILLSGFLLFMRYSSLDSALYGVKFLVGLIVIALMEMIIVRANKGRNVSTLWIIFAIVLFITLYLGFKLPVGLNFLA, encoded by the coding sequence GTGAAAGTTTTGGACGTATTATCGGATTCAACACATTTGCATTTATTTTCATGGATAGTTGGCGTAGTTTTATTTGTGATTACAGCTGCAATGGCAAAAGGGTCTAAAGGTCGAAAAATCACACATATGATTGCTCGTTTATTTTATGTACTTATCTTACTATCGGGTTTCCTATTATTTATGAGATATTCAAGTCTAGACAGTGCATTGTACGGTGTGAAGTTTTTAGTTGGATTGATTGTCATTGCTTTGATGGAAATGATCATCGTGCGTGCGAATAAAGGAAGAAATGTATCTACATTATGGATTATTTTCGCCATCGTATTATTTATAACGTTATACCTAGGTTTTAAATTACCAGTTGGATTGAATTTCTTAGCGTAA
- a CDS encoding fumarylacetoacetate hydrolase family protein gives MKLLSFKYNGVTLFGPKVKREEAVWDVLALAKHYEQTQFPKTIIEGIASGLDFVEKIRKMVERAEKEENIQYKYAFTEIEWLSPIPRTPKNILCVGKNYLDHATEMGDEAPPEKLMIFTKSPTTIAADEQDLPIHADVTDNLDYEGELAVVISKEGRNIPTQLAYDHIFGYTIANDVTARDIQTAHGQFFLGKSLDGSCPMGPYLVTKDEIPNPNDLAIVTKVNDEVRQSSQTDKMIYKIEDILAEVSRFVTLEPGDVILTGTPAGVGKGMNPPSYLKEGDTVKISIEGIGTLSNRFVKV, from the coding sequence ATGAAGTTATTGTCGTTCAAATACAATGGGGTAACGTTGTTTGGGCCAAAGGTGAAAAGAGAAGAAGCGGTATGGGATGTGTTGGCCCTTGCCAAGCACTATGAGCAAACTCAATTTCCGAAAACAATCATAGAAGGTATTGCTTCTGGTTTAGATTTTGTGGAGAAAATCCGTAAAATGGTTGAACGAGCAGAAAAGGAAGAAAATATCCAATATAAATACGCTTTTACAGAGATTGAATGGCTATCACCGATTCCGCGTACGCCGAAAAACATTCTTTGTGTTGGAAAGAATTACTTGGACCATGCGACTGAAATGGGAGACGAGGCGCCGCCGGAGAAATTAATGATTTTCACAAAATCACCAACGACGATTGCAGCGGATGAACAAGACTTGCCGATCCATGCCGATGTGACAGATAATCTCGATTACGAAGGAGAATTGGCTGTCGTTATTAGTAAAGAAGGAAGAAATATTCCAACTCAATTAGCGTATGACCACATTTTTGGCTATACAATTGCCAATGATGTAACCGCACGTGATATTCAAACGGCTCACGGTCAATTTTTTCTTGGTAAAAGTTTAGATGGATCTTGTCCGATGGGACCTTATCTAGTTACCAAAGATGAAATTCCGAATCCCAATGATTTAGCGATTGTGACAAAGGTAAATGACGAAGTGCGTCAAAGCAGCCAAACAGATAAGATGATCTATAAAATAGAAGATATTCTTGCGGAAGTTTCCCGTTTTGTCACATTAGAACCGGGAGATGTCATATTAACCGGAACGCCAGCAGGAGTCGGTAAAGGGATGAATCCGCCGTCCTATTTAAAAGAGGGCGACACGGTAAAAATTTCGATAGAGGGAATTGGAACCCTATCTAACCGCTTTGTCAAAGTGTAA
- a CDS encoding DUF418 domain-containing protein, with amino-acid sequence MKLTPITPDNRIEALDITRGFALLGIFIANMLLFHTPYFYLDPYTYFTAGSDAATFRWIDIFVQGSFYPIFAFLFGYGINMQYEKAVARNKSFARMMSKRLAILLAFGLIHALFIWSGDVLFSYATMGFLLIIFVRIPAKWLTPFAIVLYTIPAGVLYLITKFIVKTNPNTFVEGFADTEKIERSIEVFANGSFGEIFSFRAIEWLFYGLGSTLLGFFIVLPIIMLGAAMSKWKIIERANEIKGRLVIVAVLATAIGVWIKALPHIGQPTYDLVQLQDTFGGVILAAGYMAILLLLCNSSRFRTISRPVGKAGRMSLTTYLSQSVIATVIFYSYGLGLYGKVDVLTGTFIAIGVFVIQLIFAQLWLSKFRMGPIEALWRFGTYGKNLSK; translated from the coding sequence AACCGGATAGAAGCCCTTGATATTACGAGAGGGTTTGCATTATTAGGGATTTTTATCGCGAATATGCTACTGTTTCACACGCCTTATTTCTATTTAGACCCGTATACTTATTTTACTGCGGGGAGTGATGCCGCAACTTTTCGCTGGATAGACATTTTTGTGCAAGGAAGTTTTTATCCGATATTTGCTTTTCTTTTCGGTTACGGAATAAATATGCAATATGAGAAAGCCGTTGCGAGAAATAAATCATTTGCTCGCATGATGTCAAAGCGACTTGCGATACTATTAGCATTTGGCCTCATCCATGCATTGTTCATTTGGTCAGGCGATGTGTTATTTTCTTATGCAACGATGGGATTCTTACTTATTATTTTCGTTCGAATTCCAGCGAAATGGTTAACGCCTTTTGCGATTGTACTCTATACGATACCAGCTGGAGTTCTCTATCTCATTACAAAATTCATTGTCAAAACGAATCCGAATACTTTTGTTGAGGGGTTCGCAGATACAGAGAAAATTGAACGGTCTATTGAAGTTTTTGCAAATGGTTCATTCGGAGAAATTTTTTCTTTTCGAGCGATTGAATGGCTTTTTTATGGACTCGGAAGCACTTTACTCGGATTCTTTATAGTGTTGCCCATCATTATGTTAGGTGCTGCGATGTCTAAGTGGAAAATCATAGAGCGTGCAAATGAAATTAAAGGTAGACTCGTGATTGTGGCAGTCCTTGCAACAGCAATTGGCGTCTGGATAAAAGCACTTCCTCATATTGGTCAACCGACTTATGATTTAGTGCAATTACAAGATACGTTTGGCGGAGTTATCTTGGCTGCTGGATATATGGCGATATTGTTATTACTATGCAATTCATCTAGATTTCGGACGATTTCTAGACCTGTCGGAAAAGCAGGTAGGATGTCATTAACGACGTATCTTTCTCAGTCGGTGATTGCGACAGTTATTTTTTATTCTTACGGACTAGGTTTATACGGAAAAGTTGATGTATTGACAGGTACTTTTATTGCAATTGGTGTATTTGTCATTCAACTGATTTTCGCACAGCTTTGGCTGTCAAAATTCCGTATGGGTCCTATAGAAGCGCTATGGCGTTTTGGGACGTACGGAAAGAATTTGTCAAAATAA